In one Heterodontus francisci isolate sHetFra1 unplaced genomic scaffold, sHetFra1.hap1 HAP1_SCAFFOLD_106, whole genome shotgun sequence genomic region, the following are encoded:
- the LOC137361436 gene encoding probable G-protein coupled receptor 139: MGQPAILVIKDIYYPILAAVAVPVNLMTIVILSRRNCGLSNCISVYMVAMATADLLVMIINVVLYHTFSSNFPLSFLSHTPVCKFILYMAAVNLYLSIWFTVSFTFDRFVVICYQKFKIRHCTESTAAAVIATLSVLILLKNFPFLFAYEPQQIINTAQWGCRSRVAFFSSSLGKAYIWFHTAWVVWVPFALIALFNSLTIRRILVASRVRRELLHPTSDNQCDPEMVNRRKSIILLFSISGSFILLWLTAVISFAMTGLVNSNYYRVDRTNPGYIATETGTMLKFLSSCPNTFVYAVIQRKFREELKKVLKSPVKLILRTIKN, encoded by the exons ATGGGGCAACCAGCTATTCTGGTGATAAAGGATATTTACTACCCAATTCTCGCAGCTGTTGCTGTTCCAG TGAACTTGATGACAATTGTGATTCTATCCCGAAGAAACTGTGGCCTTTCTAATTGTATCTCTGTttacatggtggccatggcaacagcggatctactaGTCATGATCATCAATGTAGTATTGTACCATACTTTCAGTTCTAACTTTCCACTTTCATTTCTGTCCCACACTCCCGTGTGTAAGTTTATTCTATATATGGCTGCTGTCAACCTTTATTTGTCTATTTGGTTTACTgtctccttcacatttgaccgATTTGTAGTTATTTGCTACCAGAAGTTTAAAATAAGGCATTGTACAGAGAGTACTGCAGCTGCCGTTATAGCAACATTATCTGTTCTGATTTTATTAAAGAACTTTCCATTTTTGTTTGCTTACGAACCCCAGCAAATAATTAACACAGCGCAGTGGGGCTGCAGGTCACGTGTAGCTTTTTTCTCTTCATCTCTCGGTAAAGCCTACATTTGGTTTCATACTGCCTGGGTCGTTTGGGTTCCTTTTGCTTTAATTGCCTTGTTCAATTCGTTAACAATCAGACGTATTTTAGTAGCTAGCAGAGTCCGAAGGGAACTCCTGCATCCTACAAGTGACAATCAATGTGATCCAGAGATGGTGaaccgaagaaaatccatcattttattATTCAGCATAtcaggcagttttatactgttgtggctgACGGCTGTCATCAGTTTCGCAATGACTGGACTGGTAAACAGCAATTATTACCGAGTTGACCGCACAAACCCTGGATATATAGCCACAGAAACCGGAACTATGTTGAAGTTTTTGAGTTCCTGTCCAAACACATTCGTTTATGCAGTGATCCAGAGGaaatttagagaggaactgaagaaggtGCTGAAATCTCCCGTGAAATTGATACTAAGGAcgattaaaaattaa